One segment of Longimicrobiaceae bacterium DNA contains the following:
- a CDS encoding SDR family oxidoreductase, translated as MDAGMRLLGLGGKRALVSGGTRGVGRATALLLARAGADVGIGYLNRQEEADQAVAEIRRLGVRAFAQSGDLATPWGAELLFERGLVELGGVDVFVGNAGIWIPDDVRIAVMTDEQWARTMQVNLTSIFNTVRLAARFLSDGGRIVLVASTAGQRGEAFHADYAASKGAVISFTKSVAVELAPRGITVNCVAPGWIDTEMVERPMAERRAEIERAIPLGRIATAEDVAGPIVFLCSALARHVTGEILNVNGGSVLCG; from the coding sequence ATGGACGCTGGCATGAGGCTGCTGGGGCTCGGCGGGAAGCGGGCCCTGGTCTCGGGGGGAACGCGGGGGGTGGGGCGCGCGACGGCGCTCCTCCTGGCGCGGGCGGGGGCGGACGTGGGGATCGGCTACCTGAACCGCCAGGAGGAGGCGGACCAGGCCGTCGCGGAGATCCGGCGGCTGGGGGTGCGGGCATTCGCGCAAAGCGGCGACCTGGCGACGCCCTGGGGGGCGGAGCTCCTCTTCGAGCGGGGGCTGGTGGAGCTGGGCGGGGTGGACGTGTTCGTGGGGAACGCCGGGATCTGGATCCCCGACGACGTGCGCATCGCCGTGATGACCGACGAGCAGTGGGCGCGCACGATGCAGGTGAACCTCACCTCCATCTTCAACACCGTGCGGCTCGCGGCGCGCTTCCTTTCCGACGGGGGGCGCATCGTGCTGGTGGCCTCCACCGCGGGGCAGCGGGGGGAGGCCTTCCACGCCGACTACGCGGCGAGCAAGGGCGCGGTGATCTCGTTCACCAAGAGCGTGGCCGTGGAGCTGGCCCCGCGGGGGATCACGGTGAACTGCGTCGCGCCCGGGTGGATCGACACGGAGATGGTGGAGCGCCCAATGGCGGAGCGCCGGGCCGAGATCGAGCGGGCCATCCCCCTGGGGCGCATCGCCACGGCGGAGGACGTGGCCGGGCCCATCGTCTTCCTCTGCTCGGCGCTGGCGCGACACGTCACGGGCGAGATCCTCAACGTGAACGGCGGGAGCGTCCTCTGTGGCTAG